The Bdellovibrionota bacterium genome has a window encoding:
- a CDS encoding HD domain-containing protein, which yields MNLTRQKAWEHLCEWTETDSLRKHARAVEIVMRKAAHRYGSGSLDEEMWGVAGMLHDADYERWPAEHPNKIVAWLRDQNEPEIAHAVSAHYTKWNVAYESPMDKALLACDELTGFVVACCLVRPEGVRTLEASSVRKKLKDRAFAAKVEREEIRKGTELLGVDPAEHIQFVVDALKPFGDELGIQGSVLK from the coding sequence ATGAATCTTACTCGGCAAAAAGCATGGGAACATCTCTGCGAATGGACGGAAACCGACTCCCTACGAAAACATGCCCGCGCCGTCGAAATCGTCATGCGGAAGGCGGCACACCGTTATGGAAGCGGTTCCCTGGATGAAGAAATGTGGGGAGTCGCGGGAATGCTGCACGATGCCGACTACGAAAGATGGCCCGCCGAACATCCGAACAAAATCGTCGCTTGGCTGCGCGACCAAAACGAACCGGAGATCGCTCATGCGGTTTCGGCTCACTATACGAAATGGAACGTCGCTTACGAATCTCCGATGGATAAAGCGCTCCTCGCCTGTGACGAACTGACCGGATTCGTCGTGGCCTGTTGCCTCGTCCGGCCCGAGGGGGTTCGAACGCTGGAGGCGTCGAGCGTTCGAAAAAAACTCAAAGACCGCGCGTTTGCGGCGAAGGTAGAACGGGAAGAGATTCGGAAGGGAACGGAACTCTTGGGCGTCGATCCGGCCGAGCACATTCAATTCGTCGTCGACGCGCTGAAGCCATTCGGCGACGAACTGGGGATTCAGGGGTCGGTCCTAAAGTAA